A region from the Vicia villosa cultivar HV-30 ecotype Madison, WI linkage group LG3, Vvil1.0, whole genome shotgun sequence genome encodes:
- the LOC131655562 gene encoding chalcone isomerase-like protein 2, with translation MASETVLVDEISYPAKITTTKPLSLLGHGITDMEIHFLQVKFYAIGVYLEPEVVNHLQQWKGKSAKELEDSDDFFDALISAPVEKVIRLVVIKEIKGAQYGVQIETAVRDRLAADDKYEDEEEEALEKAIEFFQSKYFKKNSVITYHFPANSSTAEIVVSLEGKEDSKYVVENANVAETIKKWYLAGSRAISPSTITSLATNLSAELSK, from the exons A TGGCAAGTGAAACGGTTTTGGTTGATGAAATCTCTTACCCTGCCAAGATCACTACTACCAAGCCTCTTTCTCTCCTTGGTCATG GGATTACTGACATGGAGATCCATTTTCTCCAAGTGAAATTCTATGCTATTGGGGTTTATTTGGAACCTGAGGTAGTTAACCATTTGCAACAATGGAAAGGTAAATCTGCTAAGGAGTTGGAAGATAGTGATGACTTCTTTGATGCTCTCATATCTG CTCCTGTGGAGAAGGTAATTAGACTTGTGGTGATTAAGGAGATTAAGGGTGCACAATATGGTGTTCAGATTGAGACTGCTGTGAGGGACCGTTTGGCAGCTGATGACAAATatgaggatgaagaagaagaagcattgGAAAAAGCTATTGAATTTTTCCAGTCTAAGTACTTCAAGAAAAATTCAGTCATCACATATCATTTCCCTGCAAATTCTTCAACTGCTGAG ATTGTGGTATCTTTGGAGGGGAAAGAAGATTCAAAGTATGTAGTAGAGAATGCCAATGTTGCAGAGACAATTAAGAAATGGTATCTTGCTGGCTCAAGGGCTATATCTCCTTCAACCATTACATCTTTGGCTACCAATCTCTCTGCAGAATTGTCCAAGTGA